A genomic stretch from Bradyrhizobium quebecense includes:
- the yidD gene encoding membrane protein insertion efficiency factor YidD has translation MSPTDRSTTHHSRCMDCATTMRRMPRNLGRALIWIYRHTLSPLVGYNCRHLPTCSVYGDEAIERFGLWAGGWMTLARLLRCQPWGTSGIDNVPQARPPGAHWYLPWRYGRWRGVNDA, from the coding sequence ATGTCACCGACCGATCGTTCAACGACACACCATTCGCGATGCATGGACTGTGCCACCACCATGCGCCGCATGCCGCGCAACCTTGGCCGCGCCTTGATCTGGATCTACCGGCACACGCTGTCGCCGCTGGTCGGCTACAACTGCCGGCATCTGCCGACCTGCTCGGTCTATGGCGATGAAGCGATCGAGCGCTTCGGACTCTGGGCCGGCGGGTGGATGACGCTGGCAAGGTTGCTGCGCTGCCAGCCCTGGGGAACTTCTGGCATCGATAATGTCCCGCAGGCGAGGCCGCCTGGGGCACACTGGTATCTGCCCTGGCGCTACGGCCGCTGGCGCGGCGTCAACGACGCTTGA
- a CDS encoding tyrosine-type recombinase/integrase — translation MADLSPLRRRMIEDMTVRNLSPATQRSYISAVSKFSRYFGRSPDRLELEDVRAFQVHLVSTGISWPALNQIVCALRFFYGVTLGEALIPERIPYAREPRKLPVVLSADEVVQFLEAVSSLKSRAALTTAYAAGLRASEVAGLRIEDIDSARGVIQVRHGKGAKDRNVMLSPQLLGILRTYWRLARPRLYLFPGRDEDHPIDQTVLHAACRSAVKAAGLTKRVTLHTLRHSFATHLLENGTDIRIIQVLLGHNNLSSTARYTQVATDTIRATQSPLDRLSLEVTPPG, via the coding sequence ATGGCCGATTTGAGCCCTCTTCGCCGCCGCATGATCGAAGACATGACCGTCCGCAATCTGTCGCCGGCGACGCAAAGATCCTACATCAGCGCGGTTTCGAAGTTCAGCCGCTATTTTGGCCGATCGCCTGACCGGTTAGAGCTGGAAGACGTCCGCGCCTTCCAGGTGCATTTGGTCTCGACCGGCATCTCATGGCCGGCGCTGAACCAGATCGTCTGTGCGCTACGGTTTTTCTACGGCGTCACGCTCGGCGAGGCGCTCATCCCAGAGCGCATTCCCTATGCGCGAGAACCGCGCAAGCTGCCGGTCGTTCTCAGCGCCGACGAAGTGGTTCAGTTTCTTGAAGCGGTATCGAGCCTGAAGAGCCGCGCCGCGCTCACCACCGCCTATGCGGCCGGGCTCAGGGCCTCGGAGGTTGCGGGACTGCGGATCGAAGACATCGACAGCGCCCGCGGCGTCATCCAGGTGCGCCACGGCAAGGGCGCGAAGGATCGCAACGTGATGCTGTCGCCCCAGCTGCTGGGCATCCTGCGCACCTACTGGCGGCTCGCCCGGCCGCGGCTTTATCTGTTCCCTGGTCGTGACGAAGATCATCCGATCGATCAGACCGTGCTGCATGCCGCCTGCCGGTCGGCGGTGAAGGCTGCGGGCCTGACCAAGCGCGTCACGCTGCACACGCTGCGCCACAGCTTCGCGACACATCTTCTCGAGAACGGAACCGATATCCGGATCATCCAGGTCTTGCTCGGGCACAATAATTTGTCGTCGACAGCGCGCTACACGCAGGTCGCCACCGATACGATCCGAGCGACGCAGAGCCCGCTCGATCGCCTGTCGCTGGAGGTGACGCCACCTGGATGA